In Tenrec ecaudatus isolate mTenEca1 chromosome 4, mTenEca1.hap1, whole genome shotgun sequence, a single window of DNA contains:
- the RBM6 gene encoding RNA-binding protein 6 isoform X2, whose protein sequence is MPQGTLIIHDQEVTLEYIPSPEFWYCKRRKGNASGHRSSCSFCKGPREEAKQELITYPQPQKTSIPALSENQPPRTGDKETESKKREEGHESRLGHQKREAERYPSRRGEGLPFRRDREKEPWSGETRQDGESKTIMLKRIYRSTPPEVIVEVLEPYVHLTTANVRIIKNRTGPMGHTYGFIDLDSHAEALRVVKILQNLDPPFSIDGKMVAVNLATGKRRNDSGDLSDHMHYYQGKKYFRDRRGSGRNSDWSSDSNRPGQQSSSDCYIYDSATGYYFDPLAGTYYDPNTQQEVYVPQDPGSSEEEEIKEKKPAGQGKSSGKKETSKRDSKEKKDKGVAKFQENASEGKAPPEDVFKKPLPPTVKKEESPPPPKVVNPLIGLLGEYGGDSDYEEEEEEEQQAPPPQPRITQPQPREELSKKENEEDKLTDWIKLACLLCRRQFPNKEVLIKHQQLSDLHKQNLEIHRKIKQSEQELAYLERREREGKFKERGNDRREKLQSLDSPERKRIKYARETDSDRKPVGKDGIDSSKGGCVQQATGWKKGTGLGYGQPGLASTEETEGKMRGPSGGTPGRTSKRQSNETYRDAVRRVMFARYKELD, encoded by the exons AGGCAAAGCAGGAATTAATAACGTATCCTCAGCCTCAGAAGACATCGATACCAGCATTATCAGAAAACCAGCCCCCAAGGACAGGTGATAAGGAAACTGAATCCAAGAAGCGGGAAGAAGGACACGAGTCACGCTTAGGGCACCAAAAGAGAGAAGCCGAAAGGTATCCTTCTCGAAGGGGGGAAGGGCTTCCCTTCCGAAGAGACCGCGAGAAGGAGCCATGGTCTGGGGAGACACGGCAGGACGGAGAGAGCAAAA CAATCATGCTGAAGCGCATCTATCGGTCTACCCCGCCCGAGGTGATAGTAGAAGTGCTGGAGCCCTACGTACACCTCACCACTGCCAATGTCCGCATTATCAAGAACAGAACCGGACCCATGGGCCACACCTACGGCTTCATCGACCTCGACTCCCATGCG GAAGCACTTCGTGTCGTGAAGATCTTGCAGAACCTTGATCCACCGTTCAGCATTGATGGGAAGATGGTCGCTGTAAACCTGGCCACTGGAAAACGAAG AAATGATTCTGGGGACCTTTCTGACCACATGCACTACTACCAG GGTAAAAAGTATTTCCGAGATAGGAGGGGAAGTGGCAGAAATTCAGACTGGTCTTCGGATTCAAATCGTCCAGGACAGCAGT CATCATCTGATTGCTACATATACGATTCTGCTACTGGTTACTATTTTGACCCCTTGGCAGGAACTTACTATGACCCCAACACCCAG CAAGAAGTATATGTACCCCAGGACCCAGGGTCCTCTGAGGAAGAAGAGATCAAGGAAAAGAAGCCTGCAGGCCAAGGAAAGTCAAGTGGCAAGAAGGAAACTTCTAAAAGAGACAGCAAGGAGAAAAAGGACAAAGGTGTGGCAAAG TTTCAGGAAAACGCCAGTGAGGGGAAGGCCCCCCCAGAAGACGTCTTTAAGAAGCCCCTGCCTCCCACTGTGAAGAAAGAAGAGAGTCCGCCTCCA CCGAAGGTGGTAAACCCCCTCATCGGCCTCCTTGGCGAGTACGGAGGAGACAGTGACtatgaggaggaagaagaggaggagcagcaggCCCCTCCCCCACAGCCTCGCATAACGCAGCCCCAGCCAAGGGAGGAGCTGAGCAAAAAGGAGAATGAAGAAGACAAACTCACTGACTGGATCAAATTGGCTTGTCTGCTCTGCAGAAGGCAGTTCCCCAATAAGGAGGTTCTCATCAAACACCAGCAACTCTCAGACCTGCACAAG CAAAACCTGGAAATCCACCGGAAGATCAAACAGTCTGAGCAGGAGCTAGCCTATCTGGAGAGGAGAGAACGAGAG GGGAAGTTTAAAGAAAGAGGGAATGATCGCAGGGAGAAGCTTCAATCCTTGGATTCTCCTGAACGGAAACGGATTAAATATGCCCGGGAAACTGACAG TGACCGGAAGCCTGTGGGTAAAGATGGTATCGACAGTAGCAAAGGAGGCTGTGTCCAGCAGGCCACTGGCTGGAAGAAGGGTACGGGCTTGGGATATGGCCAGCCTGGCTTGGCTTCAACAGAGGAG ACTGAAGGCAAGATGAGGGGCCCCAGTGGGGGAACCCCCGGaagaaccagcaagagacagtccAACGAGACCTACCGAGACGCAGTGCGAAGAGTCATGTTCGCGCGGTATAAGGAACTTGACTAA